Within bacterium, the genomic segment CAAGGATTGGAAAACTTATTACCTCTCATGGCGAGGTTAATACTCCTATCTTTATGCCTGTAGGTACGCAGGCAACAGTAAAGACTTTATCTCCTGAGGAGCTTGTCAACATTGGCACAGAGGTAGTTCTTTGTAATGCCTATCATTTGTCTCTGAGACCTGGTGTAGAAATCATAAAAGAAGCTGGAGGACTACATAAATTTATGCATTGGGATGGTCCCATACTAACAGATAGTGGAGGATACCAAATCTTTAGTCTTTCGGATCTAAGGAAAATCACTGATGAAGGAGCCAGGTTTCAATCACATATAGATGGCAAGGAAATTTTTCTAACGCCTGAAGAGGCTATCAGCGCTCAGAATGACCTTGGCGCAGATATAATAATGGTTTTAGATGAATGCATCCAGTATCCATGCGAGTATGCTTATGCAGAAATTGCCATGCAAAGAACATGTAAGTGGGCAGAGAGATGTAAAAAGGCTCATACTGACGAGAGACAGCTTTTATTTCCTGTGGTTCAGGGAGGGATGCATAAAGGGCTGAGGGAAAGATGCGCAAACGAGTTAGTAGGGAAAAACTTTTCGGGTTATGCTATTGGTGGCTTGAGTGTAGGAGAAGATAGATCGTTAATGTATGAAATTGCCCAACATACACTTTGTTTCATTCCTGAACACAGAGTTCGTTATTTAATGGGAGTAGGAGATCCCCGGGATCTATTAGAATGCATAGGCATGGGCATTGATATGTTTGATTGTGTGATGCCTACACGTAATGCAAGAAATGGCACAGTGTTCACAAGAAGGGGAAAACTGGTTGTGAGAAATGCAAAGCATGCAAGAAACCATAGTCCCATAGATATTGAATGTGCTTGCTATACATGCAGGAATTACTCTAGGGCGTATATTAGACACTTGTTTAACACAAAGGAAATTTTAGGGCTCAGATTAACCTCAATTCATAACCTGTATTTTCTAATGGAACTTATCAGAGACGCCAGAAAGGCTATATCTAAAAACGAGTTTTTGGATTTTAAGAAAGCATTTTTGAAGCAGTATGCAGGAAAATTAGTTCTTTAATTTTATTCCTAAATGTGATATTTATTTAATCCTTAATACTTATAACTTAATCCTAAAAATGAGAGGAGGCTAAAATGCTAGGTATACTTTATGCAATGGGAAGTGCTGGGGGAGGGGGAGCGTCACAGCAGGGACAGGGGAATCCATTCGGTTTTCTAATTATGATGGCACTGATATTTGGGATCTTCTATTTTTTAACGATCAGACCTCAGCAGAAGAAGCAGAAGGAGCGCAAGGAAATGATTTCCAAGGTAGAAAAAGGGGATAAGGTAATTACCAGCGGCGGCATTTATGGCATGGTTGTAGGGACAAAAGAAAAAACGCTGGTAATAAAGGTCGCAGATAATGTAAAGATAGAGTTTTCCAGAAGCGCAATAAGCCGCGTAGAAGAGAAAGCTGAGCAAGCATAATGAAATCACTTAGATGGCGGATAGCATTAGTTGTAGCAGTTGTTATTGCAGGCATAGTGTGTAATCTGCCATCAACAGGGATTTATGGATACTTTCTTCCTGTGTGGCTGCAGGGCGTGCTCCCTGAAGAGGGAATAAAGACAGGCATAGACAAGAATGGATGTGGCTATTTTTCTCTGGAGCTTGATTTTGCAAATCTTCCCAAGAATGTAGAACCGATCACAGCCTTTGGCAGGGCTTCAAACATAGTAAAAACCCGCCTGGAAAAACAGGAAATACATAAATTATCTACACAGATCGACGAGAAAGAGAATGTCATTACATTCACACTGCCAACGGTTAAAGAAGAATCTGTAGTTAATGATATCCTAAAACGTACAAGGCTCTATGGCAATATACCTATATTCTTAAAGCAATTTTTGCCTCAGAAGCTTATTAATCTTGGCTTGGACCTTCAAGGAGGAAGCCATCTTGTGCTTGCTGTTGACACTAAAGGAATGTCAGGAAAGGAAGCAAAAGATGTCCAAGAAAGAGCGCTTGTAGTTATACGCAACCGTATAGATGAATTTGGGGTCGCAGAACCTATTGTAATACCAGTTAAGGGGAGAAACAGAATAATTATAGAATTACCTGGCATTAGAGAGCCTGAGAGAATAAAAGAAATTATAAGGCGCCAGGCTGTGCTTGAATTTAAACTCGTTTGTGAAGACAAGGACAAGGTTAAACAGGCTTTATCGGGAAAGGTTCCAGATGGATATGAATTAGCATATCTTGCGAGAACAAAAGATGACGGCACAATCTATAAAGAGCCATATCTCCTGGAAGCAAAATCTGCTCTATCAAGCAAGAAAGGAGAGCTTTTAACAAATGCCTATGTGACGTATGGTCAGATGAATCAATCCATTGTAGCAATTAAGTTTAATAGGAAAGGTTCAAAGGCCTTTGCAAGACTTACCGGCTCACATATTGGAGAAAGACTTGCTACATCGCTTGACGGTAAGTTGAGACTAGTTGCAACAATACAGGACAGGATCATTGGAGAAGGGCAGATTACAGGCGTATCTGCTCAGGAAGCGCCGGATCTTGCAAATGTTCTAAAGTCTGGTGCACTGCCTGCGCAAGTTGAAATTCTTGAAGAAAGAACAGTGGGACCTTCTTTGGGAGCGGATTCTATAAGGAAAGGCATAAGGGCAGGTATTCTGGGGCTGATAGTTGTATTCTGTTTCGTAATGATTTATTACATGTTCCTTGGCTTAATTGCAGGAGTTGCTCTGTGTCTTAATCTAGTTATAATAATGGCAGCGCTGGCATCTTTTAGCGCCACACTCACCCTGCCGGGCATTGCAGCCATCATACTGACAATTGGTATGGCAGTAGATGCAAATGTGCTTATTTTTGAGAGAATAAGGGAAGAGCTTTCAAGCGGCAAAACCATTCGCGCATCTATTGGGAGCGGGTATCAAAAAGCATTTAGGACTATTGTAGATGCGAATGTGACAACACTCATAGCGGCAGTCGTGCTTTATCAGTTTGGAACAGGACCTATAAGAGGATTTGCTGTGACACTAACACTGGGTATTCTTGCAAGCATGTTT encodes:
- the secD gene encoding protein translocase subunit SecD, translated to MKSLRWRIALVVAVVIAGIVCNLPSTGIYGYFLPVWLQGVLPEEGIKTGIDKNGCGYFSLELDFANLPKNVEPITAFGRASNIVKTRLEKQEIHKLSTQIDEKENVITFTLPTVKEESVVNDILKRTRLYGNIPIFLKQFLPQKLINLGLDLQGGSHLVLAVDTKGMSGKEAKDVQERALVVIRNRIDEFGVAEPIVIPVKGRNRIIIELPGIREPERIKEIIRRQAVLEFKLVCEDKDKVKQALSGKVPDGYELAYLARTKDDGTIYKEPYLLEAKSALSSKKGELLTNAYVTYGQMNQSIVAIKFNRKGSKAFARLTGSHIGERLATSLDGKLRLVATIQDRIIGEGQITGVSAQEAPDLANVLKSGALPAQVEILEERTVGPSLGADSIRKGIRAGILGLIVVFCFVMIYYMFLGLIAGVALCLNLVIIMAALASFSATLTLPGIAAIILTIGMAVDANVLIFERIREELSSGKTIRASIGSGYQKAFRTIVDANVTTLIAAVVLYQFGTGPIRGFAVTLTLGILASMFTAIVVTRVILDLFCRRRSFVSIKMLQLFHKPNLDFVNKRFIALGLSLILILVGMTGFFIKGEENFGIDFTGGKLIQLRFIPSVSIGAIRRVLKNVGLGKSVIQQFGSENDLIIKMPLEVKDNITNLLRNSFKDIDITEERTEMVGAQVGRDLRNQAVLAIIFAMIGILAYVTWRFELRFAIGAILALAHDVLITMGAFAIMGKEITLPIVAALLTIVGYSLNDTIVVFDRIRDNVRFMKKSNEKEIINASINQTLSRTVLTSVTTLFVVVSLFYLGGEVIHDFAFALIVGIIVGTYSSIYIASPTLLMWQKFKSKS
- the tgt gene encoding tRNA guanosine(34) transglycosylase Tgt, whose protein sequence is MINPFKIIYKDKTSKARIGKLITSHGEVNTPIFMPVGTQATVKTLSPEELVNIGTEVVLCNAYHLSLRPGVEIIKEAGGLHKFMHWDGPILTDSGGYQIFSLSDLRKITDEGARFQSHIDGKEIFLTPEEAISAQNDLGADIIMVLDECIQYPCEYAYAEIAMQRTCKWAERCKKAHTDERQLLFPVVQGGMHKGLRERCANELVGKNFSGYAIGGLSVGEDRSLMYEIAQHTLCFIPEHRVRYLMGVGDPRDLLECIGMGIDMFDCVMPTRNARNGTVFTRRGKLVVRNAKHARNHSPIDIECACYTCRNYSRAYIRHLFNTKEILGLRLTSIHNLYFLMELIRDARKAISKNEFLDFKKAFLKQYAGKLVL
- the yajC gene encoding preprotein translocase subunit YajC — protein: MGSAGGGGASQQGQGNPFGFLIMMALIFGIFYFLTIRPQQKKQKERKEMISKVEKGDKVITSGGIYGMVVGTKEKTLVIKVADNVKIEFSRSAISRVEEKAEQA